The genome window CACCGAGCAAGAACGCGGACGATCACGAGGTTCTTCTGCCGAGACCGTTTCCCACTGGTGTTCAGGTATATCCCACTAAGCCAGCCGTCAATGGTGAAGGACCACCGGCAAAACTTGAAGATCTCATGGCTTCGTTCTCCGACTCTGAGGTAAAGTAATTAATGAATACTGTAATTATTTGTCAAGCGATAATAAGAGTTTCtacatgttttattttgttcacTTAGCGAGAAGTATTAGAAGATATACAAAGACAAGAAAGTCAGAATATCAAAGAATCACAGTCCAAGAAGAAAGAAGTCGATTTTATCCCGCATACACCGCCGAAGGTCAAAAGCAAGAATGTTGCCGGTCCACCGGTCTATTATCCTCCTGGCTCAGCGGAATTCACCAAGAAGGAAGAATCTAGTGCAGCTATGTCACAAGCAAGTGTAagtcaattatttaatgtattatacagaataatcctaaatttataataagtaaaccattttttcaattacaaaaACAATTGTATATAACTTGCAGTAAATCCTAATAGTTCAGAAACCACTCTTTGAAACAGAAAATGATGAGTACTTTCATTATccaaatattcattaatttgtacatTGCAACGTTACTTATCAGCAatctagagagagaaaagaactCTGTGTTCCTtgaaagcaaaaatatttctaaaagcaaaaaaattcttttattgtatatgatattaattaattcttgttTCCGCCATTTTTCAGGGAGGATGGCAAAAGGCAAGTGGAAAGTATGAATACGAAGCTTCCAGTAAAAGCAAAACCAAAACCAGTAAGGGAGGCGCTGTTGTCCCAGTTTGTCTGCCGTTATGCTGTGCATTGCCATGcgttattatgtaatttaatttttacattaacatatatattataattaaacacatACGGTCTCTGAAACATCTAATATcacaatataatcaaaaacaGTATAGGCTGCAAGAAACAGATcagagaaagaattaaaaatatagtataaaaacaaaaatatatagtttacgTTTAGAGTAAgttcttttttcatatttttttctttttgccaATACAAAGTGCAATCATTTAAATTGCACATTCtgcttctctttctatttttctgtTCGAAATCTAAACGTACACTTatcttaaatacaaaaaatacagaCAAATCtgtgttaatatttaacatataacaaATCATTCATATAACAAGCAAATAATCAAAACAAATCTGTCCTGAAAGAGtgattttatgtattaacatacttatataaatatatatttcagaataacatatatttaagctatatttatttatataatttttattattataagtattatcTTCCACAATGgcaaattattaagattttttaaaaatgtgttgcaatatgaaattatatgaaaaatataaaatgtagtctcctttaaatctattttaaatttattattatactttaatatatataaacaaaaaatgaaattaacatCACGACGAACAATAGactactttttaataaattagttataaaaaattttgtttaatatatatttttacatttttatttatattgcctGTTGTGTTATGCAAATAtgaattatgtgtatattatataacactgTTAAGCttcaaattgtaaaattaatgttcacattttgcaacaaaaaaataaataaactttattataattttaatattttaataaataaatattatatagtgcCATTCTATAAGatagatattattactttaaaaattttaaataatccaaTTACTTTGttcaaaagtaatttattacaaatatgtatgaaGCAAACAAATCATGACAATAAGTATTGTAACAAGtaggataaataatttttaattatactacaCTACCGTGAATTATGgtgctataataattttagtattaaaaagagtcatgaaaaatatatcattgcaAACATAATCATGTATATCCTTCTGTTTCTGAACACAAATactatttgtaattatatgtaaaaattgtatcatgTCATACGACATATAACATGTGTTGCATATATGTTAATACgtatgataataatagattgtattttaataaagttgacatttttaaataatgatatttttccaCTCATATCTTTTATTCATATGTGTTCTCCAgaaaatgtctttttaataaaaataaactgcaTATACTATAGCCATGCAGAATATAGTATCCTGGAAAACAACATGCAATTAACTCaagaacaatatataaatattaaatattatatagagcaagaatatataaatatcaaatattataaaacaaaagttGAAAGACTGTATCTTCTTCTTACATTGATAAAACTATCATAAGCATATGTATCAGCTTCTGCATCCCAAATACATCTTGTGCCTATTTTTACACCTGCACCATGTTGCTGTCCCAAAACCACATTGacaatgtatttatatcttttaaactgtaaatctataaaacatatataaaaaaaagaatatgaaaaaCTAAGTATTTACTAcaagaattttaaatgtaataattaatataaatggtttatatacagatatggagaaaaaaagattaaatattacctttgatttttctttcaataatatCTGCTATATCTTTGGTCCATTGAGCAGCTGCCTGTGCATCATATGATTTTGTAGCAAGTTGATCAAACAATACATCGTGTATTATCTCTTTTGCACTTAGAGGTTTAAAtctgtgttaaaaatattttaatgttagtttaattaaactcacagaaaaagatattgattatattaataatgtatatttaacaataattaatttaagaatttatatcaatagcttagcttttaaatcaaaattagagcaatatctttctataatttttacaacaatttATACAAACGCGAACTTTGggatttaatacattttctaaattttatgtacatattgtagtatattttgtgtaatatattattattattattatatacatattattttattggcaAGACACATGATCGtatcttttgattttttgataaacTAGCTTACTTTTCATGAAGAGGCGGTCGAATTTGATAAACTGGTTGTTGAGATGTTTCCTCGACATCTTCGAGAACCTCCAAGTTTACATCCTTCTTTTCCTTCTCCTGTGTTATATCCACTGCCTCTTGCTCCGGGTTATGTTTCATAGAATGCGGTATTCGTTTTTGTTCTGCCATTTATGATTGATAACTTTACAATTTGTATGTTCCGATATAGACTGTCAGTGCTGACAGTGctgaaaaatcatttatatatgagtatttcatttatatatgattactactaattaaaagaaaacataggTAATCTTGTcatataacacacacacactcacacccACACAAAAACATACAAGTCACCTATAAGAATGTCACTCACGCTTGTTTATCAATAAAGTCAACCATATTGATACTGACATAAGTTACAAGtctaacacacacacatgctacatatgtatatacatacattctgTAATCACGCTTCTAGCCTTTTAGGATGCGTTCAGAAACGCTACCCGTGAGATAAAGTAACGtttgattgaccaatcaggacaaaaatttctttgatcCTGATTGGTCAGTTCAACACTACTCTACTTCACGAATAAGATCTCTGAATGCACTCTTACTGCGCGCGCATTAATGACATGTATCGACGCATCCCGAATAATAAAActgaatacatttattttagcatatcATTTTTCAAGCAAATATGAAAAGTTgcagcatttttattattaaaaaaaaatttaattgataattacaatGCCAGTTTGTGCACGtacatattcaatttattaaaatccagACAAATCTGTGGTAGAAGGAAAGAATGAACGCAGTACCTGACCGCGTTCCTTGTCTATATACAAGGTCTTCCGTTTTACCATTATTTCATGTTCCAGGGTACCTCTTGCTTTGACTAAATTCGCCTGAGATTCCTCAGTGCGTTTTAATTCTGCCAACATAGCGGAAGTTTGTTCGCCGAGAGACTTCGCTTCTTCAATAAGactaaaattaaagtttttaatttaatcgttACTTATTGCATTTGTTGACaatgctttattaaaattattaactgaaTCATAATCATCTTTCTTTAAATGACTTACGCAAATTGAACTGCATCTCGACAACTTTCAACATTAGGACGATTCAATCTATTATCCAATCTTGTTTGTGCTAATTTCATGGCATTATTTAATCCCTTCGTTGAATCCCGAAGTTCTTCAATCAGCTTTTCCGTACTCGCTAATTCATTCAAGcactaaaaagaaaaatatttttcgttaaacTTTACTCAATTTTGTTTTGTGTGTTTTATTGCACTCATAAATCTTACACAAAGTAATTCCTTTTCTAATTGCTGAAGACAATCTTGCGTAAGTTTCACATTTTCCGCGAGTGCGACATCAACGCAAGTTGCTTGATGGCGTAGATCTTTAATGGAttcaatatacattttgttcAAAGTTGACCTTAAATTTATGGATTTTTGTCTAGCACTCTCGCCGGCGGCTAGCGCTTCTTGCGTGAAGTTTTCATAACTCGTAGGAGTTGattgactaaaaaaaataaaatattcatgacGTAAAAAACTGACGACATTGAAAGTTTATGAATAgcaaaaaactatatattatattctgaattgaaaatagataattaaatcaattaaaatctcTACATTAACTATTAACTTATTAAGTTATTTCttatgaaacaaaatattatgaaaagtaaaattttcataatattttgttcaatATCAGCcatgaatatataaagtaatgcaAACTCACTCGGCTGGAATTCTTGTAGCTCCAGCTCTCCACAACAGAAGCGAAGAATCGTTAGTTAAATTCACACACAAGGAATCTATGTTATAAGTATGAACTTTGTCAGACCAATCACTTTCCATCCGCGCCTTGACGGTCTTTAATTCAATCATTTGCATCTCAATCTGTTCGAGAGTTctacttaataaatttcgtaTTTCGGAACAAAGTGCTATTtcctgaaatatataattcgaatTAAGAAACGAAGAGAGATAATTAATTGAGAATTTTGATACcgaattaatcaaaatttaattaaaataacttttgttaGTTCCTCCTCAACGTTGTCGCGGACGAGATCCGATTCCAGGCGAAAAGAGCGTAATTGCAGAAATTCGTTTGCGATAGATGTTGGAATTGTCAATATTGACAAAGATCGTTGTACTCGACGACGCTCAGCCTCCAACAGTCCTATTTCTTCCATATTGGCATCGATCGCATGTTCCAATTCCACCTTCCAATGATACACCACGTTAGCTCGTGTTTTTAAATGTTCCGTCGACTCTAATTGCGTTTTATCGGCTGCTGCATACGTTTGTTCTACGCATTGTTTAGCATTGCTGGCAGtaactctaaaaaaaattattatttttacgtcagatgataaatacatatatagcttctttttaatacaactgaCATTAtaggtaatgtattttaattaatcacacACATATAGCATGCTCTCTTTAAAAGCTGTAGCCGGATAAGCATACAAAAAGTGCCCCCGTtgagttttcaaataacatttagCCTGTCATGTTCTTACTGTAAAATAAGTTGtcctcaaaatttcagctccCTAACTCTATTCCTGAGTTATCAAGAAAAATTCATTtcaaaaagtcatttttagtttttatttttcttttctgtaaatatttgagatgatcccatatcgatttttttctgaacatttatcaacaaaagacacaaaaaaatatttttttcattaatctcgaataaaaactcgatttttaaaaaaagaatgaaattagaaaatggcttttttaacatgtttctttcgaggttcaatcaccaaacttttatagaatactCTTTTTATACGTCTCaatattctcaaattttttaatctcttatatatcatctcaaatatttacagagaAGAAAATTAGAAACTAAAAATGACGTTTTTCTTGATAATTCAGGAAACAGTACAGTTAAAgagctgaaattttgaggaaaattttgtttacaataagaaaatgaCGGGCCAAGTATCATTTGAAAACTTGTCGGGGGCACTTTTTGTATGCTTATCCGGTAATAGCCTTtagtaatcttttatttatggaTTCTTCAAtcgaatgtaaatatatataattccaaaATAATagtgaattataataaaatagtatatattgtGTTGAATCATACATACTGAGCCTCACAAATTTTCTCATTCGACTGCTGGAAGATATTCAAATTGTGCGCTCGCCATTCGCTTGGTCCATAACGAGTGATGGAATATCGATCTGCAACTGGTCTCAAACCTGTGATTCCACCTTTAATAGAACAAGCTATACTGCCTGTAGCCCATGGACCAAGCGATTCCATCGAGTATTCAGGCTTCGGTGGACAATCATCCTCGGGCTGAGGTAAATAGGGTGGAAGAGGTTTTTCAATGGTGCTTTCGCAACCATCTCCGTTTTCCATCGCAGGACTCAATTGCATTTcctattaacatttttttcatgaaatgagtgataataataaattgtgcaTGTAATGtaatgtgataaataaaatacgattTAGTTTGCTTTCTATTTGTTGTATGTGTGcgagtgtg of Anoplolepis gracilipes chromosome 8, ASM4749672v1, whole genome shotgun sequence contains these proteins:
- the LOC140669010 gene encoding dynein light chain Tctex-type protein 2B isoform X2, whose protein sequence is MAEQKRIPHSMKHNPEQEAVDITQEKEKKDVNLEVLEDVEETSQQPVYQIRPPLHEKFKPLSAKEIIHDVLFDQLATKSYDAQAAAQWTKDIADIIERKIKDLQFKRYKYIVNVVLGQQHGAGVKIGTRCIWDAEADTYAYDSFINDTIFCMAIVYAVYFY
- the LOC140669010 gene encoding dynein light chain Tctex-type protein 2B isoform X1; the protein is MAEQKRIPHSMKHNPEQEAVDITQEKEKKDVNLEVLEDVEETSQQPVYQIRPPLHEKFKPLSAKEIIHDVLFDQLATKSYDAQAAAQWTKDIADIIERKIKDLQFKRYKYIVNVVLGQQHGAGVKIGTRCIWDAEADTYAYDSFINKNSKHTKKSGQPSAISGPNMATLVYYA
- the Tektin-a gene encoding tektin-4; the encoded protein is MQMIELKTVKARMESDWSDKVHTYNIDSLCVNLTNDSSLLLWRAGATRIPADQSTPTSYENFTQEALAAGESARQKSINLRSTLNKMYIESIKDLRHQATCVDVALAENVKLTQDCLQQLEKELLCCLNELASTEKLIEELRDSTKGLNNAMKLAQTRLDNRLNRPNVESCRDAVQFALIEEAKSLGEQTSAMLAELKRTEESQANLVKARGTLEHEIMVKRKTLYIDKERGQVLRSFFPSTTDLSGF